Proteins encoded by one window of Inmirania thermothiophila:
- the dapC gene encoding succinyldiaminopimelate transaminase translates to MNPDLDRLHPYPFERLRALLAGCAPPAGLPPLDLAIGEPRHPPPPFVLEALGAALEGLGRYPATRGEAPLRQAIAAWLERRFGLPAGAVDPETHVLPVNGTREALFAFAQAVVDRTARPLVAMPNPFYQIYEGAALLAGAEPYYLDATEASGHLPDLDAVPEPVWRRCQLLYLCSPANPAGAVADAAYLHRALELAERHDFVIAADECYSEIYLDEDRPPPGLLQAAHAAGNEAFRRCVVFHSLSKRSNLPGLRSGFVAGDAEILARFLRYRTYHGCAMPPPVQAASLAAWGDEAHVAANRAAYRAKFDAVLAELAPVLPLERPPAGFYLWPRVGDDEAFVRRLYARYNVRLLPGRYLSRETAAGNPGAGRVRIALVGTREACLEAARRIRACLAEGR, encoded by the coding sequence GTGAATCCCGATCTCGACCGCCTCCACCCCTACCCCTTCGAGCGGCTGCGGGCGCTGCTCGCCGGCTGCGCGCCGCCGGCCGGGCTGCCGCCCTTGGATCTGGCCATCGGCGAGCCGCGCCACCCGCCGCCCCCCTTCGTCCTCGAGGCGCTCGGTGCCGCCCTCGAGGGCCTCGGCCGCTACCCGGCGACCCGCGGCGAGGCGCCGCTGCGGCAGGCCATCGCCGCCTGGCTCGAGCGTCGCTTCGGCCTGCCGGCGGGTGCCGTGGACCCCGAGACCCACGTGCTCCCCGTCAACGGCACCCGGGAGGCCCTCTTCGCCTTCGCCCAGGCCGTGGTGGACCGCACCGCCCGCCCCCTGGTGGCGATGCCGAACCCCTTTTACCAGATCTACGAGGGGGCGGCACTTCTCGCCGGCGCCGAGCCCTACTACCTGGACGCCACCGAGGCCAGCGGCCACCTGCCGGACCTCGACGCCGTGCCGGAGCCGGTGTGGCGGCGCTGCCAGCTCCTCTACCTCTGCTCGCCCGCCAACCCCGCGGGCGCGGTGGCCGATGCCGCCTACCTGCACCGGGCGCTGGAGCTCGCCGAGCGGCACGACTTCGTCATCGCGGCCGACGAGTGCTACTCCGAGATCTACCTCGACGAGGACCGCCCCCCGCCGGGCCTCCTCCAGGCCGCCCACGCGGCGGGCAACGAGGCCTTCCGCCGCTGCGTCGTCTTCCACAGCCTGTCCAAGCGCTCCAACCTGCCGGGGCTGCGCTCGGGCTTCGTCGCGGGAGATGCCGAGATCCTCGCCCGCTTCCTGCGCTACCGCACCTACCACGGCTGCGCGATGCCGCCGCCGGTGCAGGCGGCGAGCCTCGCCGCCTGGGGCGACGAGGCGCACGTGGCCGCAAACCGCGCCGCCTACCGGGCCAAGTTCGACGCCGTGCTCGCCGAGCTCGCGCCGGTGCTGCCCCTCGAGCGCCCCCCCGCCGGCTTCTACCTCTGGCCGCGGGTGGGCGACGACGAGGCCTTCGTGCGCCGGCTCTACGCCCGATACAATGTTCGGCTCCTGCCCGGCCGCTACCTCTCGCGCGAGACGGCCGCCGGCAACCCGGGCGCCGGCCGCGTGCGCATCGCCCTCGTGGGCACGCGCGAGGCATGCCTCGAGGCCGCGCGCCGCATCCGCGCGTGCCTCGCCGAAGGACGCTAG
- a CDS encoding DMT family transporter, whose protein sequence is MGEYKPARAPGEGAAVAALLLGATLWGVLWYPLRLLEARGVAGLWSTLLIYAAALAILAAPAVRALRRGAGGRWGLLMALAAGWTNVAFVLAVLEGTVMRVLLLFYLSPVWAVVLARLLLGEPVTRGALAVLALAMAGAGAMLWSPELGMPWPAGRADWLALTSGMAFAVTNVAVRRLQAMPLAAKTALSWVGVLAVAAAMLAVEGAPAPADPVGIAGALAVGALLMTVMTLSVQYGVTRLPVGRSAVILLFELVAGAVSSYLLAGEALRPAEWAGGGLIVAAAVAAARRGG, encoded by the coding sequence ATGGGGGAGTATAAACCGGCGCGGGCGCCCGGCGAGGGGGCCGCGGTGGCGGCGCTGCTGCTCGGCGCCACCCTCTGGGGGGTGCTCTGGTACCCGCTGCGCCTGCTGGAGGCGCGGGGGGTCGCGGGGCTGTGGTCGACGCTGCTCATCTACGCCGCGGCGCTGGCGATCCTCGCCGCCCCGGCGGTGCGCGCCCTGCGCAGGGGCGCGGGCGGGCGCTGGGGGCTGCTCATGGCGCTCGCCGCCGGCTGGACCAACGTCGCCTTCGTCCTCGCCGTGCTGGAGGGCACGGTGATGCGGGTGCTCCTCCTCTTCTATCTCTCGCCGGTGTGGGCGGTGGTGCTGGCGCGGCTGCTGCTGGGCGAGCCGGTGACCCGGGGGGCGCTCGCGGTGCTCGCCCTCGCCATGGCCGGGGCCGGGGCCATGCTGTGGTCGCCCGAGCTCGGCATGCCCTGGCCCGCGGGGCGGGCGGACTGGCTGGCCCTGACCTCGGGGATGGCCTTCGCCGTCACCAACGTCGCCGTGCGCCGGCTCCAGGCGATGCCGCTGGCGGCCAAGACGGCCCTCTCCTGGGTGGGGGTGCTGGCGGTGGCGGCGGCGATGCTTGCCGTCGAGGGCGCCCCCGCCCCGGCCGACCCCGTCGGCATCGCCGGCGCCCTCGCCGTGGGGGCGCTGCTGATGACGGTGATGACCCTCTCGGTCCAGTACGGGGTGACGCGCCTGCCGGTGGGCCGCTCGGCGGTGATCCTGCTCTTCGAGCTGGTGGCGGGGGCGGTCTCGTCCTACCTCCTCGCCGGCGAGGCGCTGCGGCCCGCGGAGTGGGCGGGCGGGGGCCTCATCGTCGCCGCCGCCGTGGCGGCCGCGCGCCGCGGCGGCTGA
- the glnD gene encoding [protein-PII] uridylyltransferase, with product MDATPPPGMRSRRVVRDPGPVRTRSGPPRPAGPLLDPAALDQALAAGADPLEAFRRALAEGTDALAERFRSGVPAAMLVGERARLIDQLLRRAWDRLVAAEAGATMALVAVGGYGRGELHPHSDIDLLILLEAEPDPCQRGVIESFLAFLWDIGLEVGQSVRTVEACAELARADITVATSLMEARLLAGPRPLFERMAEAVGPDRMWPSRAFFEAKLAEQQARHAKFHDTAYNLEPNVKEGPGGLRDLQTVAWVAKRHFRARDLHDLVARGFLTEDEHHDLVAAQGFLWDVRFALHLHAGRREDRLLLDHQQALARAFGFRDDDQRLAVEKFMKRYYRTVMELQRLTEMLLQLFSERILHADEPGEPVPLNRRFQARHGYIEAVSEEIFRRYPFALLEIFLLLAQHPELKGVRATTIRLIRAHRHLIDGAFRRDLRNRALFMEILRQPQGITKVLRRMNRYGVLAAYIPAFGRIVGQMQYDLFHVYTVDEHTLFVLRNLRRFTVPEHRHEFPHCSEIIERIPKLELLYLAALFHDIGKGRGGDHSEIGAEEAERFCREHLLSAYDTELVTWLVRHHLLLSTTAQRRDIGDPEVVNEFARRVGDQTRLDYLYLLTVADVRATNPAIWNSWKDALFHELYALARRALRRGLENPVDRAERVRGVRALARAQLRLRGLPAEAVEALWRTLPEEYFLRTAPDEVAWHTETVIHAGTPPVVALRRHRGHAGTAVLVYCRDEEHVFALTTSMLDRLGLNVADARIIPTLDGHTVDVYLVLEDDGGPVAEAGREEEVRMALLEALRSPPRPIPLTPRRASRQLRHFRVPTVVEFSQDERNGRTVVGLVCADRPGLLSRVGRAFADCGVRLRNAKVATVGERAEDFFYVTDREGRPLDAPERQACVREALLRYLESG from the coding sequence ATGGACGCCACTCCGCCGCCGGGGATGCGCAGCCGGCGGGTGGTGCGGGACCCCGGCCCCGTGCGCACCCGCAGCGGCCCGCCGCGGCCCGCCGGCCCGCTCCTGGACCCCGCCGCCCTCGACCAGGCCCTCGCCGCCGGCGCCGATCCCCTCGAGGCCTTCCGGCGCGCCCTCGCCGAGGGGACCGACGCCCTCGCCGAGCGCTTCCGCAGCGGGGTGCCCGCGGCGATGCTGGTGGGGGAGCGGGCGCGCCTCATCGACCAGCTGCTGCGCCGCGCCTGGGATCGGCTCGTGGCGGCCGAGGCCGGTGCCACCATGGCCCTGGTGGCGGTGGGCGGCTACGGCCGCGGCGAGCTCCACCCGCACTCCGACATCGACCTCCTGATCCTCCTCGAGGCCGAGCCCGACCCCTGCCAGCGGGGCGTCATCGAGTCCTTCCTCGCCTTCCTCTGGGACATCGGCCTGGAGGTGGGCCAGAGCGTGCGCACGGTGGAGGCCTGCGCCGAGCTCGCCCGCGCCGACATCACGGTGGCCACCAGCCTCATGGAGGCGCGGCTGCTGGCCGGGCCGCGGCCGCTGTTCGAGCGCATGGCCGAGGCCGTGGGGCCGGACCGGATGTGGCCCAGCCGCGCCTTCTTCGAGGCCAAGCTCGCCGAGCAGCAGGCCCGCCACGCCAAGTTCCACGACACCGCCTACAACCTCGAACCCAACGTCAAGGAGGGCCCGGGCGGCCTGCGCGATCTGCAGACCGTGGCCTGGGTGGCCAAGCGGCACTTCCGCGCCCGCGACCTCCACGACCTCGTGGCGCGGGGCTTTCTCACCGAGGACGAGCACCACGACCTCGTCGCCGCCCAGGGCTTCCTGTGGGACGTGCGCTTCGCCCTCCACCTCCACGCCGGCCGCCGCGAGGACCGGCTCCTTCTCGACCACCAGCAGGCGCTCGCCCGCGCCTTCGGCTTCCGCGACGACGACCAGCGCCTGGCGGTGGAGAAGTTCATGAAGCGCTACTACCGCACGGTGATGGAGCTGCAGCGGCTGACCGAGATGCTCCTGCAGCTCTTCTCCGAGCGCATCCTGCACGCCGACGAGCCGGGCGAGCCCGTGCCCCTCAACCGCCGCTTCCAGGCCCGCCACGGCTACATCGAGGCGGTCTCGGAGGAGATCTTCCGCCGCTATCCCTTCGCCCTGCTGGAGATCTTCCTCCTGCTCGCGCAGCACCCCGAGCTCAAGGGCGTGCGCGCCACCACCATCCGCCTCATCCGCGCCCACCGCCACCTCATCGACGGCGCCTTCCGCCGCGATCTGCGCAACCGGGCGCTCTTCATGGAGATCCTGCGCCAGCCCCAGGGCATCACCAAGGTGCTGCGGCGGATGAACCGCTACGGCGTGCTCGCCGCCTACATCCCCGCCTTCGGCCGCATCGTCGGCCAGATGCAGTACGACCTCTTCCACGTCTACACCGTGGACGAGCACACGCTGTTCGTGCTGCGCAACCTGCGCCGCTTCACCGTGCCCGAGCACCGCCACGAGTTCCCCCACTGCAGCGAGATCATCGAGCGCATCCCGAAGCTGGAGCTGCTCTACCTGGCGGCGCTGTTCCACGACATCGGCAAGGGGCGCGGCGGCGACCACAGCGAGATCGGGGCGGAGGAGGCGGAGCGCTTCTGCCGCGAGCACCTGCTGAGCGCCTACGACACCGAGCTGGTGACCTGGCTCGTGCGCCACCACCTGCTGCTGTCCACCACCGCCCAGCGGCGCGACATCGGCGACCCCGAGGTGGTCAACGAGTTCGCCCGCCGGGTGGGCGACCAGACCCGCCTCGACTATCTCTACCTCCTCACCGTCGCCGACGTGCGCGCCACCAACCCGGCGATCTGGAACTCCTGGAAGGACGCCCTCTTCCACGAGCTCTACGCGCTGGCCCGGCGTGCCCTGCGCCGCGGCCTCGAAAACCCGGTGGACCGCGCCGAGCGGGTGCGCGGCGTGCGCGCGCTGGCGCGGGCCCAGCTGCGCCTGCGCGGCCTGCCCGCCGAGGCCGTCGAAGCCCTCTGGCGCACCCTCCCGGAGGAGTACTTCCTGCGCACCGCACCCGACGAGGTGGCCTGGCACACCGAGACCGTGATCCACGCCGGCACGCCGCCCGTGGTCGCGCTGCGCCGCCACCGCGGCCACGCCGGCACCGCCGTCCTCGTCTACTGCCGCGACGAGGAGCACGTCTTCGCGCTCACCACCTCGATGCTGGACCGCCTGGGGCTCAACGTCGCCGACGCGCGCATCATCCCCACCCTCGACGGCCACACCGTGGACGTCTATCTGGTGCTGGAGGACGACGGCGGGCCGGTGGCCGAGGCGGGGCGCGAGGAGGAGGTCCGGATGGCGCTGCTCGAGGCCCTGCGCTCGCCGCCGCGGCCGATCCCCCTCACCCCGCGGCGGGCCTCACGGCAGCTGCGCCACTTCCGCGTGCCCACGGTGGTGGAGTTCTCCCAAGACGAGCGCAACGGGCGCACCGTGGTGGGGCTCGTCTGCGCCGACCGCCCGGGCCTGCTCTCGCGGGTCGGGCGCGCCTTCGCCGACTGCGGGGTGCGGCTGCGCAACGCCAAGGTGGCCACGGTGGGCGAGCGCGCCGAGGACTTCTTCTACGTCACCGACCGCGAGGGGCGTCCGCTGGATGCGCCCGAGCGGCAGGCCTGCGTGCGCGAGGCCCTCCTGCGCTACCTGGAGAGCGGCTGA
- the map gene encoding type I methionyl aminopeptidase → MSVIIKTPEEIEKMRVAGRLAAEVLDMIEEHVRPGVTTEQLDRICHDYIVEVQGAVPAPLNYHGFPKSICTSVNHVVCHGIPGPRKLRDGDIVNIDVTVIKDGYHGDTSRMFFVGEPSVLARRLVRVARECLEIGISLVRPGARLGDIGHAIQRHAERHGYSVVREYCGHGIGRRFHEEPQVLHYGAPGTGLVLAPGMTFTIEPMVNAGRRHVKVLGDGWTVVTKDRSLSAQWEHTVLVTEDGHEVLTLSPRHGT, encoded by the coding sequence ATGTCCGTGATCATCAAGACCCCGGAGGAGATCGAGAAGATGCGCGTGGCCGGGCGGCTCGCCGCGGAGGTCCTCGACATGATCGAGGAGCACGTCCGCCCGGGGGTCACCACCGAGCAGCTCGACCGCATCTGCCACGACTACATCGTGGAGGTCCAGGGCGCCGTCCCCGCCCCCCTCAACTACCACGGCTTCCCCAAATCCATCTGCACCTCGGTCAACCACGTCGTCTGCCACGGCATCCCGGGCCCGCGGAAGCTGCGCGACGGCGACATCGTCAACATCGACGTCACCGTCATCAAGGACGGCTACCACGGCGACACCAGCCGCATGTTCTTCGTGGGCGAGCCGTCGGTGCTCGCCCGCCGCCTCGTGCGCGTCGCCCGCGAGTGCCTCGAGATCGGCATCTCCCTGGTGCGCCCCGGCGCCCGCCTCGGCGACATCGGCCACGCCATCCAGCGCCACGCCGAGCGCCACGGCTACTCGGTGGTGCGCGAGTACTGCGGCCACGGCATCGGGCGGCGCTTCCACGAGGAGCCGCAGGTGCTGCACTACGGCGCCCCGGGCACCGGGCTCGTGCTCGCCCCGGGCATGACCTTCACCATCGAACCCATGGTCAACGCCGGGCGGCGGCACGTGAAGGTGCTCGGCGACGGCTGGACCGTGGTCACCAAGGACCGCAGCCTCTCGGCCCAGTGGGAGCACACGGTGCTCGTGACCGAGGACGGCCACGAGGTGCTCACGCTGAGCCCGCGCCACGGCACCTGA
- the rpsB gene encoding 30S ribosomal protein S2, with protein sequence MPSVSMRQMLEAGVHFGHQTRYWNPKMEPYIFGARNRIHIINLEKTLPLFEEAMGFISRIAADRGTVLFVGTKRAAQDIVREQAERCGMPYVNYRWLGGMLTNYRTIRRSIQRLKELEAMEQEGGFERFSKKEVLRLRREMAKLERALGGIKDMDGLPDALFVIDVGHEDIAVKEANKLRIPVVGVVDTNNSPEGVDYPIPGNDDAMRAIRLYCSAAADAVLEGRLSRAEATGGEDEFVPVDEVPEAAAVVADGDTPAGGDQGAAAE encoded by the coding sequence ATGCCGAGCGTTTCGATGCGCCAGATGCTCGAGGCGGGCGTCCACTTCGGGCATCAGACCCGCTACTGGAACCCGAAGATGGAACCATACATCTTCGGGGCCCGCAACCGGATCCACATCATCAACCTCGAGAAGACCCTGCCCCTGTTCGAGGAGGCGATGGGCTTCATCAGCCGCATCGCCGCCGACCGCGGCACCGTCCTCTTCGTGGGCACCAAGCGCGCCGCCCAGGACATCGTCCGGGAGCAGGCCGAGCGCTGCGGCATGCCCTATGTCAACTACCGCTGGCTCGGCGGCATGCTCACCAACTACCGCACCATCCGCCGCTCCATCCAGCGCCTCAAGGAGCTGGAGGCGATGGAGCAGGAGGGCGGCTTCGAGCGCTTCAGCAAGAAGGAGGTGCTGCGGCTGCGCCGCGAGATGGCCAAGCTCGAGCGCGCCCTCGGGGGCATCAAGGACATGGACGGGCTGCCCGACGCCCTGTTCGTGATCGACGTCGGCCACGAGGACATCGCCGTCAAGGAGGCCAACAAGCTGCGCATCCCGGTGGTGGGGGTGGTGGACACCAACAACTCGCCCGAGGGGGTCGACTACCCGATCCCGGGCAACGACGACGCCATGCGGGCGATCCGTCTCTACTGTTCGGCGGCCGCCGACGCCGTGCTCGAGGGGCGCCTCAGCCGGGCCGAGGCCACCGGGGGCGAGGACGAGTTCGTGCCGGTGGACGAGGTGCCGGAGGCCGCCGCGGTGGTGGCGGACGGGGACACGCCGGCGGGTGGGGATCAGGGCGCCGCGGCCGAGTGA
- the tsf gene encoding translation elongation factor Ts — protein MQITAALVKELRERTGAGMMECKKALVETGGDIEAAIELMRKSGQAKADKKAGRVAAEGIIAVARDGGAVALVEVNSETDFVAKDEHFVRFAEAVAQAALEKAPADLEALLALPLDGGSVEEARRELVAKVGENIQVRRFARIDSDGVLGVYRHGTRIGVVVELAGGDETLARDLAMHVAASRPQWVRDEEVPEAVLAKEREIYAAQAADSGKPAHIVEKMVEGRLRKWLAEVTLLGQPFVKDPDQTVGELVRKAGAEVRRFVRLEVGEGIEKRQEDFAAEVMAQARGQG, from the coding sequence ATGCAGATCACAGCCGCACTGGTGAAGGAGCTTCGCGAGCGCACCGGCGCCGGGATGATGGAGTGCAAGAAGGCGCTGGTGGAGACCGGCGGGGACATCGAGGCCGCCATCGAGCTGATGCGCAAGAGCGGCCAGGCCAAGGCCGACAAGAAGGCCGGGCGGGTGGCCGCGGAGGGCATCATCGCCGTCGCCCGCGACGGCGGCGCCGTGGCGCTGGTGGAGGTCAACAGCGAGACCGACTTCGTGGCCAAGGACGAGCACTTCGTGCGCTTCGCCGAGGCCGTGGCGCAGGCGGCGCTGGAGAAGGCGCCCGCGGATCTCGAGGCGCTCCTGGCCCTGCCCCTGGACGGGGGCAGCGTCGAGGAGGCCCGCCGCGAGCTGGTGGCCAAGGTGGGGGAGAACATCCAGGTGCGCCGCTTCGCCCGCATCGACAGCGACGGCGTGCTCGGCGTCTACCGCCACGGCACCCGCATCGGGGTCGTGGTGGAGCTCGCCGGCGGCGACGAGACGCTGGCGCGGGATCTCGCCATGCACGTGGCCGCCAGCCGTCCGCAGTGGGTGCGCGACGAGGAGGTGCCGGAGGCCGTGCTGGCCAAGGAGCGCGAGATCTATGCCGCCCAGGCCGCCGACAGCGGCAAGCCGGCGCACATCGTCGAGAAGATGGTGGAGGGGCGGCTGCGCAAGTGGCTGGCGGAGGTCACCCTGCTCGGCCAGCCCTTCGTCAAGGATCCCGACCAGACGGTGGGCGAGCTGGTGCGCAAGGCCGGTGCCGAGGTCCGCCGCTTCGTCCGCCTGGAGGTGGGCGAGGGGATCGAGAAGAGGCAGGAGGACTTCGCGGCCGAGGTCATGGCCCAGGCCCGCGGCCAGGGCTGA
- the pyrH gene encoding UMP kinase gives MAGSEPGGPAPRRVLLKLSGEALAGGGGVGIDPAELSRLAGEIAAVARLGAQVGVVVGGGNLLRGAGLEAAGLAAAGVDRVTGDHMGMLATVMNALAMRAALRRHGVEGRVLSALQVEHLTEPASPDRALRHLAKGRVVFFAAGTGNPFFTTDSAAALRAIEISAGLLLKATKVDGVYSDDPVRNPQARRYERLGFDEALERRLGVMDLTAMELCRQHGMPVRVFDVTVPGNLERVMRGEPLGTLVE, from the coding sequence GTGGCGGGGTCCGAGCCCGGCGGGCCCGCCCCGCGGCGGGTCCTGCTCAAGCTGAGCGGCGAGGCTCTCGCGGGCGGGGGCGGGGTCGGCATCGACCCGGCCGAGCTCTCCCGCCTCGCGGGGGAGATCGCGGCGGTGGCCCGCCTGGGGGCCCAGGTGGGGGTGGTGGTCGGCGGCGGCAACCTCCTGCGGGGGGCGGGGCTGGAGGCCGCCGGTCTCGCGGCGGCGGGGGTCGACCGCGTCACGGGCGACCACATGGGCATGCTCGCCACGGTGATGAACGCCCTCGCCATGCGCGCGGCGCTGCGCCGCCACGGCGTCGAGGGGCGGGTGCTGTCGGCCCTCCAGGTGGAGCACCTGACCGAACCCGCCAGCCCCGACCGCGCCCTGCGGCACCTCGCCAAGGGCCGGGTGGTCTTCTTCGCCGCCGGCACCGGCAACCCGTTCTTCACCACGGACTCGGCGGCGGCGCTGCGGGCGATCGAGATCTCGGCCGGGCTGCTGCTGAAGGCGACCAAGGTCGATGGGGTATACTCCGACGATCCCGTGCGCAACCCGCAGGCGCGCCGCTACGAGCGGCTCGGCTTCGACGAGGCCCTCGAGCGGCGCCTCGGGGTCATGGACCTCACCGCCATGGAGCTGTGCCGGCAGCACGGGATGCCGGTGCGCGTCTTCGACGTGACCGTGCCCGGGAATCTGGAGCGGGTGATGCGGGGCGAGCCGCTGGGGACCCTGGTGGAGTAG
- the frr gene encoding ribosome recycling factor, whose protein sequence is MIEDIRKDAQSRMKKSVEALRQELAKLRTGRAHTSLLDHIRVTYYGTEVPINQVANVAVEDARTLTVTPWERNMVPVVEKAIRESDLGLNPATAGNVIRVPLPPLTEERRKELVRVVRQEAEQARVAIRNIRRDANHHLKELVKEKEISQDEERRAEEEIQKLTDRFIAQVDEILEAKEKELLSV, encoded by the coding sequence ATGATCGAGGACATCCGGAAGGACGCGCAGTCGCGCATGAAGAAGAGCGTCGAGGCCCTGAGGCAGGAGCTTGCGAAGCTGCGCACCGGGCGCGCCCACACCAGCCTCCTCGACCACATCCGGGTGACCTACTACGGCACCGAGGTGCCCATCAACCAGGTGGCCAACGTCGCGGTGGAGGACGCCCGCACCCTCACCGTGACGCCGTGGGAGCGCAACATGGTGCCGGTGGTGGAGAAGGCCATCCGCGAGTCCGACCTCGGGCTCAACCCGGCCACCGCGGGCAACGTCATCCGCGTGCCGCTGCCGCCGCTGACCGAGGAGCGGCGCAAGGAGCTGGTGCGTGTCGTGCGCCAAGAGGCCGAGCAGGCGCGGGTGGCGATCCGCAACATCCGCCGCGACGCCAACCACCATCTCAAGGAGCTGGTCAAGGAGAAGGAGATCTCGCAGGACGAGGAGCGGCGCGCCGAGGAGGAGATCCAGAAGCTCACCGACCGCTTCATCGCCCAGGTGGACGAGATCCTCGAGGCCAAGGAGAAGGAGCTCCTCAGCGTCTGA
- the uppS gene encoding polyprenyl diphosphate synthase, which yields MGAGARLPRHIAIVMDGNGRWAQRRGLPRTAGHRAGVEAVRRTVEGCRRRGIAVLTLFAFSSENWRRPRAEVRVLMDLFTQTLGSEVARLHEHGIRVRFVGERRDFGPALHRRMAEAEELTRDNRAMDLVLAVGYGGRWDIAQAARRIAAEAADGRLDPSAVDEEAVAGRLSLAGLPDPDLFIRTGGERRISNFLLWHLAYTELHFTDTLWPDFDEGDLEAALADYAGRQRRFGRTGEQAEALEKAQGA from the coding sequence ATGGGGGCCGGCGCGCGGCTGCCGCGACACATCGCCATCGTCATGGACGGCAACGGCCGCTGGGCGCAGCGCCGGGGGCTGCCGCGCACGGCGGGCCACCGCGCCGGTGTCGAGGCCGTGCGCCGCACGGTGGAGGGCTGCCGCCGCCGCGGCATCGCGGTGCTGACCCTCTTCGCCTTCTCCAGCGAGAACTGGCGGCGCCCGCGCGCCGAGGTGCGGGTGCTGATGGACCTCTTCACGCAGACCCTCGGCAGCGAGGTGGCGCGGCTGCACGAGCACGGGATCCGCGTCCGCTTCGTCGGCGAGCGGCGCGACTTCGGCCCCGCCCTGCACCGGCGCATGGCCGAGGCGGAGGAGCTGACGCGGGACAACCGGGCCATGGACCTGGTGCTGGCGGTGGGCTACGGTGGGCGCTGGGACATCGCCCAGGCGGCGCGGCGCATCGCCGCCGAGGCCGCCGACGGGCGGCTCGATCCGTCCGCGGTGGACGAGGAGGCGGTGGCGGGGCGGCTGTCGCTGGCCGGGCTGCCGGACCCGGATCTCTTCATCCGCACCGGGGGGGAGCGCCGGATCAGCAACTTCCTCCTCTGGCACCTGGCCTACACCGAGCTCCACTTCACGGACACCCTCTGGCCCGACTTCGACGAGGGCGACCTCGAGGCGGCCCTCGCCGACTACGCCGGCAGGCAGCGGCGCTTCGGGCGCACCGGCGAGCAGGCCGAGGCGCTGGAGAAGGCGCAGGGTGCCTAG
- a CDS encoding phosphatidate cytidylyltransferase, which yields MLRRLLTAAVLLPLTVAAILGLPTVWLALPFVLVTAGAGWEWARLTGLAGAAAAAYAAAVAAGVAALLVAGEGAVRLVAWLALAWWLAAAVLVVRYPGPGRMRRAVWGWRAAGLLVLVPACAAALAVHGRPGGAGLLLYLLVVVWAADSGAYLVGRRWGRHRLIPRVSPGKTWEGLAGGVLAAMAAALAAAAAGLGGGPSWFALTLAVALSSVVGDLLESLVKRERGVKDSGGLLPGHGGLLDRIDSITAAAPVYLVGLGAAGGGA from the coding sequence ATGCTGCGACGCCTGCTGACCGCCGCCGTCCTGCTCCCACTGACGGTCGCCGCCATCCTGGGGCTGCCCACGGTCTGGCTCGCGCTGCCCTTCGTCCTCGTGACCGCGGGTGCGGGCTGGGAGTGGGCGCGCCTGACGGGGCTCGCCGGGGCCGCCGCGGCGGCCTACGCGGCGGCGGTGGCGGCGGGGGTGGCGGCGCTGCTCGTCGCCGGCGAGGGGGCGGTGCGGCTCGTGGCCTGGCTCGCCCTGGCATGGTGGCTTGCGGCGGCGGTGCTCGTGGTGCGCTATCCGGGGCCGGGGCGGATGCGCCGGGCGGTGTGGGGCTGGCGCGCGGCCGGTCTGCTGGTGCTGGTGCCGGCCTGCGCCGCGGCCCTCGCCGTGCACGGCCGCCCCGGCGGTGCGGGGTTGCTGCTCTACCTCCTCGTGGTGGTGTGGGCGGCGGACAGCGGGGCCTATCTCGTCGGCCGGCGCTGGGGTCGGCACCGCCTCATCCCGCGGGTGAGCCCGGGCAAGACCTGGGAGGGGCTCGCGGGGGGGGTGCTGGCGGCGATGGCGGCGGCGCTCGCGGCCGCCGCCGCGGGGCTTGGCGGCGGTCCGTCCTGGTTTGCCCTCACCCTCGCCGTCGCCCTATCCTCGGTGGTCGGCGATCTGCTCGAGAGTCTCGTCAAGCGGGAGCGCGGCGTGAAGGACAGCGGCGGACTGCTGCCCGGACACGGCGGGCTGTTGGACCGGATCGACAGCATCACGGCGGCGGCGCCGGTCTATCTCGTGGGGCTCGGCGCGGCGGGGGGCGGGGCGTGA